Proteins encoded together in one Mercenaria mercenaria strain notata chromosome 18, MADL_Memer_1, whole genome shotgun sequence window:
- the LOC123538979 gene encoding cephalotocin receptor 2-like — protein MDLEEIEIVENLQNIAIDTSTQETERNETNGVGHHSNDLFVAKVVVQTVILTLAIFGNTCLFFVLRRRKRNFTRMHVFITHLCFADMLVAFFNILPQLIWEIVGEWKAGDFMCRFVKFMQIYVMYLSTYVLVLTALDRRRAICSPLLSHTWTYKLVHLSVGVVYILSAFLSLPQAIIFKYQETVPGTGQKNCWVHFHPEWTLQVYITAFTVLVYILPLGILIYAYGSIYYTIFVRQKESKRDFSKRELVKSKDNSVIEKNGVPIRRLNVPSFTSGKSGRNRGQSMVPRSNSFAGFTRAKMKTVKLTLVIILAYIGCWSPFFISQLWWLYDETAPASHSAIVIMILLASLNSCCNPWIYMAFSGSISFRVFSSCCSCCGNQSTCSNRASRSGYENQRMLPRTHSVLTTPLTPTPSTSSKLIVPNTIIIESSSM, from the exons ATGGATCTTGAAGAGATAGAAATAGTCGAGAACCTGCAAAACATTGCCATAGACACGTCAACACAAGAGACAGAACGAAACGAAACTAATGGCGTTGGTCACCATAGTAACGATTTATTTGTTGCTAAAGTCGTCGTTCAAACGGTCATTTTGACGTTGGCCATATTTGGTAACACCTGCTTGTTTTTTGTACTGCGCAGACGCAAAAGGAACTTCACTAGAATGCACGTGTTCATCACACATCTGTGTTTTGCCGACATGTTAGTTGCGTTCTTCAACATTTTACCACAGCTAATTTGGGAAATTGTCGGAGAGTGGAAAGCAGGTGATTTCATGTGTAGGTTTGTGAAGTTCATGCAAATATACGTAATGTACTTATCAACATACGTGCTTGTTCTCACTGCATTAGACAGACGTCGTGCAATTTGCTCACCATTACTTAGCCACACGTGGACTTATAAACTTGTACATCTGTCAGTTGGTGTGGTATATATCTTGTCTGCTTTTCTTAGTTTACCACAGGCGATTATCTTTAAGTATCAGGAAACTGTGCCTGGAACCGGACAGAAGAATTGCTGGGTTCATTTTCATCCTGAGTGGACGCTGCAAGTCTATATTACTGCATTTACAGTTCTAGTCTATATACTTCCACTTGGCATACTTATATACGCATACGGCTCCATATACTACACAATATTTGTGAGACAGAAAGAATCAAAAAGAGATTTTTCAAAAAGAGAACTTGTAAAATCAAAGGATAATTCAGTAATAGAAAAGAACGGTGTACCAATTAGAAGACTGAATGTCCCTTCATTTACAAGTGGAAAATCTGGCAGAAATCGTGGTCAGTCGATGGTTCCTCGCAGTAATTCATTTGCTGGCTTTACACGCGCCAAGATGAAAACTGTGAAACTGACTTTAGTGATCATCCTGGCGTATATTGGGTGCTGGTCCCCGTTTTTCATATCACAACTCTGGTGGCTGTATGACGAAACGGCACCAGCAAGCC ATAGTGCAATCGTTATCATGATACTACTCGCAAGTCTGAACAGCTGCTGTAACCCATGGATATATATGGCGTTCAGTGGATCTATTTCTTTCCGCGTATTCTCTTCTTGCTGTTCGTGCTGTGGTAACCAAAGTACATGTAGTAACAGAGCGAGCAGAAGTGGCTACGAAAATCAACGAATGTTGCCGAGAACACATTCTGTGCTTACAACACCATTAACACCGACGCCTTCAACCTCTTCAAAACTGATCGTTCCAAATACAATAATTATTGAAAGTAGTTCAATGTAA